One window of the Populus nigra chromosome 4, ddPopNigr1.1, whole genome shotgun sequence genome contains the following:
- the LOC133690692 gene encoding BEACH domain-containing protein B isoform X5 — protein MRNHVFESILDLMKLVPSSLEDQKAKLHLCSKYLETFTQIKEREKSFAELSINLLVGMREMLMTDPAYYQALFRDGECFLHVVSLLNGNLDEVYGEKLVLNVLQTLTCLLENNDDSKASFRALVGKGYQTMQSLLLDFCQWRPSEALLNALLDMLVDGKFDIKSSPLIKNEDVIILYLGVLQKSSDSLRHYGLNMFQQLLRDSISNRASCVRAGMLNFLLDWFSQEDNDSTILKIAQLIQVVGGHSISGKDIRKIFALLRSEKVGMRQQYCSLLLTTVLSMLNEKGPTAFFDFNGNDSGIIVKTPVQWPLSKGFSFSCWLRVESFPRNGTMGLFSFLSENGKGCLAAVGNERLIYESINLKRQRIQFHINLASKKWHFLCITHSIGRAFSGGSLLRCYVNGDLVASERCRYAKVNELLTSSSIGMKINLPHNEEEIFPDSIRDFFSFHGQIGPVYLFSDAISSEQVQGIYSLGPSYMYSFLDNEATPFYDSSLPSGILDSKDGLSSKIIFGLNAQASDGKKLFNVSLVTDHALDKKAFEATVMAGTQLCSRRMLQQIIYCVGGVSVFFPLISQSDRYDNEESGSFEHALLTPITKERLTAEVIELIASVLDDNLANQQQMHLLSGFSILGFLLQSVPPELLNLETLSALKHLFNLAANCGLAELLVKDAISCIFLNPFIWVYTVYKVQRELYMFLIQQFDNDPRLLKSLCQLPRVIDIIRQFYWDNSKSRFAIGSKPLRHPITKVIIGERPNREETHKIRLLLLSLGEMSLRQCIGTADIKAIIAFFETSQDTACIEDVLHMVIRALSQKQLLVAFLEQVNLIGGCHIFVNLLQREYEPIRLLSLQFLGRLLVGLQSERKPPRLFNLSVGRSRSVSESQKKVSSKMQPVFSAISDRLFRFPLTDNLCAALFDVLLGGASPKQVLQKYNQVDKQRSKGNNSHFLVPQILVIIFGFLSSCEDVSTRMKIIRDLLDLLDSNSSNIEALMEYGWNAWLTATLKLNVIKDYIVESQDQTHSERLEQNLVRSLFCVVLCHYMLSVKGGWQQLEETVNFLLLHCDQDSISRRKLLHDIFEDLIQRLVDFSFEENIFAAQPCRDNTLYLLQLMDEMLVAEIDHKILFPENSSEVSIDSSELESQKNFSSALSQVVQGEFNNQTSRNPWGGKHSTTHEGEVINDKWWDLYENLWIIISEINGKGPSKMMLKSSAAGPSLGQRARGLVESLNIPAAEMAAVVVSGGIGNALAGKPNKTADKAMLLRGERCPRIVFRLAILYLCRSSLERASRCAQQVIALLPSILAADDEQSKSRLQLFIWSLLAVRSEYGVLDDGARLHVISHLIRETINCGKSMLASSIVGRDDSSDTGSNSKDTSSIHSIIQKDRVLAAVSDEAKYIKSSISDRTRQLEELHARMDENSTVETTNKKAFEDEIQNSLNSIVALDDSRRSAQQLVHEEEEQNVAEKWMHMFRTLIDERGPWSANLFPNGVIKHWKLDKTEDAWRRRPKLRQNYHFDEKLCLPPSSSSNEDTLPVNETKNSFVGHIPEQMKQFLLKGVRRITDEVISEAGENDAETSGQTTPIPDDPSESQRLDLVGDSSSQNEIVQDKRDSSSTSQETETSEVLMSVQCVLVTPKRKLAGNLAVKKNFLHFFGEFLVEGTGGSSVFKNFQASIKSDANKLEQKHKSLNWPIHVNFSPEKVISVDNTVSGNENVQQRQLKHVRRHKRWSVDKIKAVHWSRYLLRYSAIEIFFSDSVAPVFLNFASQKDAKEVGTLIVATRNEFLFPKGSSKDKSGTISFVDRHVALRMAEIARESWRRRDITNFEYLMILNTLAGRSYNDLTQYPVFPWVLADYSSEDLDFNKALTFRDLTKPVGALDVKRFEVFEDRYRSFSDPDIPSFYYGSHYSSMGIVLYYLLRLEPFTSLHRNLQGGKFDHADRLFQSIEGTYRNCLSNTSDVKELIPEFFYMPEFLVNSNSYHLGVKQDGEPLGDVCLPPWAKGSPELFINKNRDALESEYVSSNLHHWIDLVFGYKQRGKPAVEAANIFYYLTYEGAVDLDTMEDELQRSAIEDQIANFGQTPIQIFRKKHPRRGPPIPIARPLYFAPDSINLSSIVSSTSHPPSAVLYVGTLDSNIVLVNQGLTLSVKMWLTTQLQSGGNFTFSSFQEPLFGVGYDVLSARKIGSPLAENVELGAQCFAILQTPTENFLISCGNWENSFQVISLSDGRMVQSTRQHKDVVSCVAVTDDGCFLATGSYDTTVMVWEVLRARITEKRVRNTPTELARKDYVIAETPFHILCGHDDIITCLCASVELDLVISGSKDGTCVFHTLREGKYVRSLRHPSGNALSKLVASRHGRVVLYADEDLSLHLYSINGKHLATSESNGRLNCVELSKCGEFLVCAGDQGQIVVRSMNTFDIVKRYNGVGKIITCLTVTVEECFVAGTKDGSLLVYSIENPQLRKTSIPRMKSKSSVSG, from the exons ATGAGAAATCATGTGTTTGAGAGCATCCTTGACCTCATGAAG TTAGTTCCATCATCTCTAGAAGATCAGAAGGCAAAGTTGCATTTATGTTCAAAGTATTTAGAGACTTTCACTCAAATAAAGGAAAGGGAGAAAAGTTTTGCAGAGCTGTCTATCAATCTATTGGTTGGAATGAGAGAGATGCTCATGACCGATCCTGCG TACTACCAAGCCTTGTTTCGTGATGGCGAATGCTTTTTACATGTTGTCTCATTACTAAATGGTAATCTTGATGAGGTGTATGGAGAGAAGTTGGTTCTAAATGTCCTTCAAACTCTGACCTGCCTCCTAGAAAATAATGATGACTCAAAG GCTTCGTTTAGAGCCTTAGTTGGCAAGGGTTATCAGACAATGCAAAGTTTGCTATTGGATTTTTGTCAATGGCGTCCAAGTGAAGCACTTTTAAATGCACTTCTTGATATGCTTGTCGATGGAAAGTTTGATATAAAATCAAGCCCTCTCATAAAG AATGAGGATGTGATCATTCTTTATCTCGGTGTTCTACAGAAG AGCAGTGACTCTTTGCGGCACTATGGTCTCAACATGTTCCAGCAACTGCTCAGGGATTCCATTTCCAACCGAGCCTCATGTGTCAGAGCAGGAATGCttaattttcttcttgattGGTTTTCTCAAGAAGATAATGACAGCACCATTTTGAAAATTGCGCAATTGATTCAGGTCGTTGGTGGGCATAGCATATCTGGGAAGGATATCCGTAAAATCTTTGCTCTTCTCCGAAGTGAAAAAGTCGGGATGCGGCAGCAGTACTGCTCACTATTATTGACCACTGTTTTGTCAATGCTCAATGAGAAGGGCCCAACTGCTTTTTTTGATTTCAACGGGAATGATTCT GGGATTATAGTTAAAACACCTGTGCAGTGGCCTCTCAGcaagggtttttctttttcgtgCTGGCTTAGAGTGGAAAGCTTCCCTAGAAATGGAACAATGGGtcttttcagttttctttctGAAAATGGAAAAGGGTGCTTGGCAGCTGTTGGAAATGAAAGGCTTATTTATGAG TCAATTAATCTGAAGCGGCAGCGTATTCAATTTCACATTAATTTAGCCAGTAAGAAATGGCATTTTCTTTGCATAACTCATAGCATTGGGCGGGCATTTTCTGGGGGTAGCCTGTTGAGATGTTATGTGAATGGTGATCTCGTGGCATCTGAACGATGCAG ATATGCAAAAGTTAATGAATTATTGACAAGCAGTAGTATTGGCATGAAAATTAATTTGCctcataatgaagaagaaatttttcCGGACTCCATTCgagatttcttctcttttcatgGTCAGATTGGTCCTGTCTACTTGTTTAGTGATGCCATTTCCTCTGAGCAAGTCCAGGGCATCTATTCCTTGGGACCAAGCTATATGTACTCGTTCCTTGATAATGAAGCCACACCTTTTTATGATAGCTCATTGCCCAGTGGAATTCTTGATTCTAAAGATGGCCTGTCATCAAAAATTATCTTTGGACTCAATGCCCAG GCAAGTGATGGCAAGAAGCTGTTTAATGTTTCACTGGTAACAGATCATGCATTAGATAAGAAGGCATTTGAAGCAACTGTTATGGCTGGTACACAGTTATGTTCACGACGCATGCTGCAACAGATAATTTACTGTGTCGGTGGCGTGTCTgtgttttttcctctcatttccCAATCTGATAGGTATGACAATGAAGAAAGTGGATCCTTTGAACATGCATTGCTTACACCAATCACAAAAGAACGCCTAACAGCTGAGGTTATTGAGCTTATAGCTTCTGTCCTAGATGATAATTTAGCAAATCAGCAGCAAATGCATCTTCTTTCTGGATTTTCAATACTGGGATTTTTATTGCAATCAGTTCCACCAGAGCTACTCAATTTGGAGACCCTTTCAGCTTTGAAACATCTGTTTAACCTTGCTGCAAATTGTG GGTTAGCTGAGCTGCTTGTTAAAGATGCCATATCTTGCATCTTTCTTAATCCTTTCATCTGGGTCTACACAGTATACAAGGTGCAGCGAGAGCTTTACATGTTTCTCATCCAGCAATTTGACAATGATCCAAGATTACTCAAGAGTCTCTGTCAACTACCTCGTGTTATTGATATAATTCGTCAATTTTATTGGGACAACTCAAAATCTCGGTTTGCTATTGGAAGCAAGCCTCTTCGGCATCCCATTACCAAAGTTATTATTGGAGAGAGACCTAATAGAGAAGAAACTCACAAAATTCGTCTTCTTTTATTGAGTCTCGGTGAGATGAGCCTCAG GCAATGCATTGGCACTGCAGACATAAAGGCAATAATAGCCTTCTTTGAAACAAGCCAGGATACGGCATGCATTGAGGATGTTCTGCATATGGTCATCCGTGCTCTCTCTCAAAAACAACTGCTTGTTGCTTTCCTTGAACAAGTTAATCTCATTGGTGGTTGCCACATTTTTGTTAATCTTCTTCAGAG GGAATATGAGCCTATCAGACTTCTCAGCTTGCAGTTTCTGGGAAGACTTTTGGTTGGTTTACAATCTGAGAGGAAGCCACCAAGACTCTTCAATCTTTCTGTTGGGAGATCTAGATCTGTTTCAGAAAGCCAGAAGAAAGTCAGTTCAAAAATGCAGCCAGTCTTCTCAGCTATATCTGATAGGTTGTTCAGATTTCCACTAACAGATAATTTGTGTGCAGCCTTGTTTGATGTTCTTCTTGGTGGTGCTAGTCCCAAACAG GTTTTGCAGAAATATAACCAGGTTGACAAGCAGAGAAGCAAAGGAAATAATTCTCATTTTCTTGTTCCTCAAATCTTGGTTATCATATTCGGATTCTTGTCTAGCTGTGAGGATGTATCCActagaatgaaaataataagggaTCTGCTTGATCTGCTTGATTCAAATTCTTCAAACATTGAAGCTTTGATG GAATATGGATGGAATGCATGGTTAACAGCCACTTTAAAACTTAACGTGATCAAAGACTATATAGTTGAGTCTCAAGACCAAACTCATAGTGAGAGACTCGAGCAGAATTTGGTGAGGAGTTTATTTTGTGTTGTTCTTTGCCACTATATGCTTTCAGTGAAAGGTGGCTGGCAACAGTTGGAAGAGACAGTGAATTTTCTACTCCTGCATTGTGACCAA GACAGCATCTCACGTAGAAAGTTGCTTCATGATATCTTTGAGGACCTGATTCAAAGGCTGGTAGACTTTTCTTTTGAGGAAAATATCTTTGCTGCACAACCTTGTCGGGACAATACATTATATCTTCTACAACTGATGGATGAGATGCTCGTTGCTGAAATTGATCATAAGATTTTG TTTCCAGAAAACAGCTCTGAAGTGTCGATTGATTCTTCAGAACTAGAAAGTCAGAAGAATTTTAGTTCTGCACTCTCTCAGGTTGTGCAAGGAGAATTTAATAATCAGACATCTAG AAATCCGTGGGGTGGCAAGCATTCAACCACACATGAAGGTGAAGTAATCAATGATAAGTGGTGGGATTTGTATGAAAATTTGTGGATTATTATCAGCGAGATCAATGGCAAAGGGCCAAGCAAGATGATGCTTAAATCATCAGCAGCAGGACCATCATTGGGTCAAAGAGCACGTGGCTTAGTAGAATCATTGAATATTCCTGCAGCAGAAATGGCTGCGGTTGTTGTGTCAGGGGGGATTGGCAATGCATTAGCTGGAAAACCAAATAAAACTGCTGACAAAGCTATGCTTTTAAGAGGGGAGAGGTGCCCAAGAATTGTTTTCCGACTTGCTATTCTGTATCTTTGCAGATCTTCCCTAGAAAGAGCATCTCGGTGTGCGCAACAGGTTATTGCACTTTTACCTTCTATTCTGGCTGCTGATGATGAGCAAAGTAAGAGCAGGTTGCAGCTTTTCATATG GTCTTTGCTTGCTGTAAGGTCTGAATATGGGGTGTTAGATGACGGTGCTCGTCTTCATGTTATATCTCACCTAATTCGAGAAACAATCAACTGTGGTAAATCGATGCTGGCTTCTAGCATTGTGGGTAGAGATGACTCTTCTGATACAGGGAGTAACTCAAAAGACACCAGCTCTATTCACAGTATAATTCAAAAGGATCGAGTGCTTGCAGCG GTTTCTGACGAGGCAAAATacataaaatcatcaatatctgACCGCACCAGGCAGTTGGAGGAGCTCCATGCTAGGATGGATGAGAATTCCACTGTGGAAACTACTAACAAGAAAGCATTTGAAGATGAGATACAAAATAGTTTGAACTCAATTGTTGCTTTGGATGACAGTAGAAGATCTGCACAGCAGCTTGTGCACGAGGAAGAGGAGCAAAATGTTGCA GAGAAGTGGATGCACATGTTCCGCACATTGATTGATGAGAGAGGTCCGTGGTCAGCTAATCTTTTTCCAAATGGTGTTATAAAGCACTGGAAACTTGACAAGACAGAGGATGCATGGAGACGCAGACCCAAGTTAAGACAGAACTATCACTTTGATGAGAAGCTATGTCTTCCTCCTTCCTCCTCTAGCAATGAGGATACTCTTCCTGTAAATGAAACCAAAAATAGTTTTGTGGGCCATATTCCTGAGCAAATGAAGCAGTTTCTATTGAAAGGAGTGCGCAGGATAACTGATGAGGTGATTTCAGAAGCTGGTGAAAATGATGCTGAAACCAGTGGGCAAACAACACCTATCCCTGATGATCCTTCAGAGAGTCAACGCTTGGATCTTGTTGGAGACAGTAGCAGTCAGAATGAAATTGTACAAGACAAAAGAGATTCTTCTTCCACTTCACAAGAAACAGAAACTAGTGAG GTTCTCATGTCTGTTCAATGTGTACTTGTAACACCAAAAAGAAAACTGGCTGGAAATTTGGCAGTCAAGAAAAATTTCTTGCACTTTTTTGGTGAGTTTTTGGTTGAAGGTACTGGAGGATCATCTGTATTCAAAAACTTCCAAGCTTCTATCAAGTCAGATGCAAACAAGCTTGAACAGAAACATAAGTCTCTTAACTGGCCTATACATGTCAATTTTAGCCCTGAAAAGGTGATTTCTGTTGATAATACAGTCTCAGGAAATGAAAATGTGCAGCAAAGGCAGTTAAAACATGTGAGGCGACATAAAAGATGGAGTGTTGACAAG ATAAAGGCTGTCCATTGGAGTCGTTATCTGCTTAGATACAGTGCAATAGAGATTTTCTTCAGTGACTCTGTTGCTCCTGTCTTCTTGAATTTCGCATCACAGAAGGATGCAAAAGAAGTTGGAACATTAATAGTTGCTACTCGAAATGAATTCTTGTTTCCAAAAGGAAGTAGTAAGGACAAGAGTGGGACTATTTCATTTGTTGATAGGCATGTAGCCTTGCGGATGGCAGAAATTGCCAGGGAGAGTTGGAGGAGAAGGGATATAACGAACTTTGAATACCTGATGATCCTCAACACACTTGCAGGAAGATCTTACAATGACTTAACACAGTATCCTGTCTTCCCTTGGGTTTTGGCAGATTATTCCTCTGAGGATCTTGATTTTAACAAGGCTTTGACCTTTCGGGATCTTACTAAACCTGTTGGAGCTCTTGATGTAAAACGTTTTGAG GTGTTTGAAGACAGGTATCGCAGCTTCTCTGATCCTGATATACCCAG CTTCTACTATGGGTCTCATTATTCAAGCATGGGGATTGTGCTTTATTACCTTCTTAGGTTAGAGCCATTCACATCTCTTCACCGTAATTTGCAG GGTGGTAAGTTTGATCATGCAGATCGCCTTTTCCAAAGCATTGAAGGCACATATCGAAATTGTCTTTCTAATACTAGTGATGTGAAGGAGTTGATTCCTGAGTTCTTTTACATGCCGGAGTTTCTTGTTAATTCAAATTCTTATCATTTGGGAGTCAAACAGGACGGGGAACCACTAGGGGATGTTTGCCTCCCTCCCTGGGCCAAG GGTTCACctgaattatttataaataaaaatcgaGATGCACTTGAAAGTGAATATGTTAGCTCAAATCTCCATCACTGGATTGATTTGGTGTTTGGTTACAAGCAGCGAGGAAAACCAGCAGTGGAG gctgcaaatattttttattatttaacttacGAAGGTGCTGTTGATCTGGACACTATGGAAGATGAGTTGCAGAGATCAGCAATTGAAGACCAGATTGCGAACTTTGGCCAAACTCCAATTCAGATTTTCCGCAAGAAACACCCTAGAAGAGGGCCTCCAATTCCAATTGCCCGTCCTTTATACTTCGCACCTGATTCCATTAATTTATCATCCATTGTATCTAGTACAAGTCATCCACCTTCAGCTGTATTATATGTTGGTACTTTGGATTCGAATATTGTTCTCGTAAACCAAGGGCTAACTTTGTCAGTTAAGATGTGGTTGACAACTCAGCTTCAATCTGGTGGAAATTTCACTTTCTCTAGCTTCCAG GAGCCGCTATTTGGAGTTGGTTATGATGTTCTTTCTGCTCGAAAAATTGGCAGTCCTTTGGCTGAAAATGTTGAACTAGGAGCACAATGCTTTGCAATATTGCAAACACCAACCGAgaattttttaatctcatgTGGTAATTGGGAAAATAGTTTCCAAGTCATTTCTTTAAGTGATGGAAGAATGGTGCAGAGCACTCGACAACATAAAGATGTGGTCAGCTGTGTGGCAG TGACAGATGATGGTTGTTTCCTTGCTACTGGAAGTTACGACACCACAGTCATGGTTTGGGAGGTTCTTCGTGCCCGAATAACTGAAAAGAGAGTTCGAAACACTCCGACTGAACTAGCCCGTAAAGATTATGTCATTGCTGAAACTCCCTTTCATATTCTCTGTGGTCACGATGACATAATTACATGTTTATGTGCTAGTGTGGAGCTTGATTTAGTTATTAGTGGGTCGAAGGATGGAACTTGTGTTTTCCATACCTTGAGGGAGGGAAAATATGTAAGATCTTTACGCCATCCATCTGGCAATGCATTGTCAAAACTCGTTGCATCTCGGCATGGGCGGGTAGTCCTTTATGCTGATGAGGATCTCAGTTTACATCTGTATTCTATTAACGGAAAGCACCTTGCCACCTCTGAATCTAATGGGCGCCTCAACTGTGTTGAACTTAGCAAATGTGGTGAGTTCTTGGTTTGTGCAGGTGACCAAGGACAGATAGTTGTGCGCTCTATGAACACATTTGATATTGTCAAAAGGTATAATGGAGTTGGAAAGATTATAACTTGTCTTACAGTAACTGTGGAGGAATGCTTCGTAGCTGGGACCAAGGATGGAAGCCTTCTTGTGTACTCCATAGAAAATCCTCAACTTCGTAAGACTAGCATTCCTCGTATGAAATCTAAATCTTCTGTATCAGGATAG